A genomic segment from Lignipirellula cremea encodes:
- the tnpC gene encoding IS66 family transposase — MDASLSNDDGLVDAAFLEKVLRGRLSEAEARTFAAAGAEIIAFTMLALTQRVAGQQAAGPNTPSAAVPPYAKPTASPRKGQRRRGGQKGHPGVTRPPLPEPDRRRELQLDCCPECQGKLQRTGDTRTRRSEDIPDGLKPVITEDILHRDYCPTCKKRVEPKPPDVLPNCTLGNRTLVLSAVLHYLQGLTISQIVDTFNFHLRMKVTPGGLMQMWHRLATLLFAWYVQIQAECLDSARLNADETGWRVQGKTHWLWCFAGPDATFYMIDRSRGSPALQKFFTKAFEGVLITDFWSPYDAIVCADKQKCWPHLLRDMASVDEKHAGDKVWQSFARRVISVYREAKKLHAAKATTAAVDYDIAAMRLESRLATIAGEAWNHPDAARLAKRLAKYGDQLLTFLWHDDIPSDNNHGERQIRPAVMIRKNSYGNHSDRGMLTQSVLMTIFRTLKLRNQQPLETILEALANYAKTGKIPPLPQKAE; from the coding sequence ATGGACGCTTCCCTTTCTAACGACGATGGCCTGGTGGACGCCGCCTTTTTGGAGAAGGTGCTGCGTGGGCGGTTGAGTGAGGCTGAGGCTCGAACGTTTGCTGCGGCCGGGGCCGAGATTATCGCCTTTACCATGCTGGCGCTTACGCAGCGGGTCGCTGGTCAGCAGGCGGCCGGGCCGAACACGCCGTCGGCCGCCGTTCCGCCGTACGCCAAGCCGACCGCTTCGCCCAGGAAAGGTCAGCGGCGACGCGGCGGACAAAAAGGACATCCCGGCGTCACCCGACCGCCGCTTCCTGAGCCGGATCGGCGCCGCGAACTCCAACTCGATTGTTGCCCTGAGTGCCAGGGCAAGCTGCAGCGAACAGGCGACACTCGCACTCGCCGCAGCGAAGACATTCCCGACGGCCTCAAGCCGGTCATTACGGAAGACATCCTGCATCGCGACTATTGCCCGACCTGCAAAAAACGCGTCGAGCCCAAGCCGCCCGACGTCCTGCCGAACTGCACGCTCGGCAATCGCACGCTGGTCCTGTCGGCCGTGCTCCATTACCTGCAGGGACTGACGATCAGCCAGATTGTCGACACCTTCAACTTCCATCTGCGAATGAAGGTCACGCCGGGCGGGCTCATGCAGATGTGGCATCGGCTGGCGACTCTGCTGTTCGCCTGGTACGTGCAGATTCAAGCCGAATGTCTCGACTCGGCCCGGCTCAACGCCGACGAAACCGGCTGGCGAGTGCAAGGCAAGACGCATTGGCTGTGGTGCTTCGCCGGGCCGGATGCGACTTTCTATATGATCGATCGCAGTCGCGGTTCGCCGGCGTTACAAAAGTTTTTTACCAAAGCCTTCGAAGGCGTCCTCATTACCGACTTCTGGTCGCCGTACGATGCGATCGTCTGCGCCGACAAACAGAAGTGCTGGCCGCACCTGCTGCGCGACATGGCGAGCGTCGACGAAAAACACGCCGGTGACAAGGTCTGGCAGTCGTTCGCGCGGCGAGTGATCAGCGTCTATCGCGAAGCGAAGAAACTGCACGCCGCCAAGGCGACAACGGCTGCGGTCGACTACGACATCGCCGCGATGCGATTAGAAAGCCGACTGGCGACCATCGCCGGCGAAGCCTGGAACCACCCCGACGCGGCCCGCCTCGCCAAACGCCTGGCGAAGTACGGCGACCAGCTGCTGACCTTTTTATGGCACGACGACATCCCCTCGGACAACAACCACGGCGAGCGTCAGATTCGTCCGGCGGTGATGATCCGCAAGAACAGTTACGGCAACCACAGCGACCGCGGCATGCTCACCCAATCGGTACTGATGACGATCTTCCGCACCCTCAAACTGCGAAATCAACAACCGCTCGAAACGATCCTCGAAGCCCTCGCGAACTACGCCAAAACCGGAAAAATCCCGCCCCTGCCGCAGAAGGCTGAATAG
- a CDS encoding phage integrase N-terminal SAM-like domain-containing protein — protein MSELRRRMTEDLQLRGLSERTQEAYLRAVRKLAEHFRTPPDRLSEEQVRQYLLYFKNDCGFAPGSMRVAVSGVVTIQPSAAGAGFFRFWRSSRGLRGSFRAVVDFAV, from the coding sequence ATGAGCGAATTGCGACGGCGGATGACGGAAGACCTGCAGCTGCGGGGCTTGAGCGAACGCACCCAGGAGGCGTATTTGCGGGCGGTGCGGAAGTTGGCGGAACACTTTCGCACGCCGCCGGATCGGCTGAGCGAGGAGCAGGTGCGGCAGTATTTGCTGTATTTCAAGAATGACTGCGGTTTTGCTCCCGGCTCGATGCGCGTCGCTGTTAGTGGCGTGGTAACTATTCAGCCTTCTGCGGCAGGGGCGGGATTTTTCCGGTTTTGGCGTAGTTCGCGAGGGCTTCGAGGATCGTTTCGAGCGGTTGTTGATTTCGCAGTTTGA
- a CDS encoding SMI1/KNR4 family protein, protein MKNLIDNALDYWEASKLNCHPGDVPSDMLTGETEDDWSFWNAIESKVTTDEIHDLEKHLGVTFPPSYKELLQHRHFIELQIGEVSFFSHPSSGWRASITDAVFGGYPRALLIDKGYMPFANYSDWGLWCFGLNEPNQDGEFPIYQWDHECAEDFVRVANDLQTGLQEQWDNRHSGEE, encoded by the coding sequence ATGAAAAACTTGATCGACAACGCACTCGATTACTGGGAAGCGTCAAAGTTGAATTGCCATCCAGGCGATGTGCCCTCCGACATGCTAACGGGGGAGACCGAGGACGATTGGAGCTTCTGGAATGCAATAGAGAGCAAAGTGACAACTGACGAGATTCATGATCTCGAAAAGCACCTTGGAGTGACGTTTCCGCCGTCCTACAAAGAACTCCTTCAGCATCGGCATTTTATCGAACTTCAAATTGGTGAGGTGTCCTTTTTCTCCCATCCAAGCTCTGGCTGGCGCGCATCTATTACTGACGCTGTGTTTGGAGGGTACCCACGCGCACTGTTGATAGATAAAGGATACATGCCTTTCGCGAATTACAGCGATTGGGGCCTTTGGTGCTTCGGTCTGAACGAGCCGAACCAGGATGGAGAATTTCCGATTTATCAATGGGACCACGAATGCGCGGAAGATTTCGTTAGGGTCGCAAACGATTTGCAAACCGGTCTTCAAGAGCAATGGGACAATCGTCACTCAGGCGAAGAGTGA